In Accipiter gentilis chromosome 21, bAccGen1.1, whole genome shotgun sequence, one DNA window encodes the following:
- the CHMP2B gene encoding charged multivesicular body protein 2b — MASLFKKKTVDDIIKEQNRELRGTQRAITRDRAALEKQEKQLELEIKKMAKTGNKEACKVLAKQLVQLRKQKNRTYAVSSKVTSMSTQTKVMNSQMKMAGAMSTTAKTMQAVNKKMDPQKTLQTMQNFQKENMKMEMTEEMINDTLDDIFDASDEEEESQDIVNQVLDEIGIEISGKMAKAPSAARGLPSASTSKAATISDEEIERQLKALGVD, encoded by the exons ataTAATAAAAGAGCAAAATCGAGAGTTAAGAGGTACACAGAGGGCTATAACCAGAGATAGAGCAGCACtcgaaaaacaggaaaaacagctg GAactggaaataaagaaaatggcTAAGACTGGTAACAAAGAAGCCTGTAAAGTGCTAGCAAAACAGCTTGTACAACTGCGGAAGCAGAAAAATCGAACATACGCTGTTAGCTCTAAAGTCACTTCTATGTCAACTCAAACAAAGGTCATGAACTCTCAGATGAAGATGGCAGGAGCTATGTCAACTACAGCAAAA ACAATGCAAGCAGTTAATAAGAAAATGGATCCACAAAAGACACTACAAACTATGCAGaatttccagaaggaaaacatgaagaTGGAAATGACTGAAGAAATGA ttAATGATACTCTGGATGATATTTTTGATGCttctgatgaagaggaagaaagccAAGATATTGTTAACCAAGTTCTTGATGAGATCGGAATTGAAATCTCTGGAAAG ATGGCCAAAGCTCCATCAGCTGCCAGAGGCTTACCATCTGCATCAACATCAAAAGCTGCTACCATATCAGATGAAGAGATTGAACGACAGCTTAAAGCTTTGGGAGTTGATTAG